TCTTGCTGGAGCGCCTCACGCACGGTGTCCACTGCCTCGGGCAGGGTCTCGAAGATCTGGTGCTCCCAGAAGCGGCACACGCGCCATCCCTCGGCTTCGAGCTGGAGCGTCTGGCGGCGGTCCCGTTCCACGTTCTCGAGCAGCTTCGAGGACCAGAACTCGTTGCGGGTCCGGGGGCGGACGTAGTGCTCGGGGCAGCCGTGCCAGAAGCACCCGTCGATGAAGACGGCCACCCGCGCCTTCGGGAAGACCACGTCGGGCCTTCCATGAGGCGTTCGGGCCTGCAGCCTGAAACGCAACCCGGCCCTCCAGAGCGCGGAGCGGAGGATGCGCTCGGGAGAGGTGTCCTTCCCTCGGATTCGCGACATCTGCTCGGAGCGGCTGAGTGCCATGCCCTTCTTCCCGTGAAGTGCCAGGTGCCCTCACGGCACGGCGACGGGAGGAGCCTACCTCGCGGCCAGCTACTTCAAAGGTAAATGCGAACGAACCAACCTCGGAGCCAGGGATGGGTGTGTCGGGGAGGGGTGGGGAACGCGCTCGCATGACGGCCCACCGAGCAAGGATGCCCGAGCGCCATACCACTCCGGAGGTATTCATGGCTGACCCCGTCCTGGTAGATTCCGGGCTCACCCTCCGCGCCTTCCAGCGTGAGGGGTCTCCCCGGTAAGGTACGGCGGGCGGCATCCGAGCGGACCTGCTCGTTCCGGGTCGGGAGACGATGAGCGTTCCCCGATGCGCGCCAGGGAGACGAGGACGTTTGCGCAAGGCGGGCCAGGTGTCTTTGGGGGATGAGTACGAGATCGCGGCGCCGAGAGCCTCTTCGATGCTGGAGGCACTCCGGGCCGTGGGCTACAGCGTGCAGACGGCCCTGGCCGATCTCATCGACAACAGCATCACGGCGGGAGCACGAAACGTCTGGCTCACCTTCCACTGGAACGGGGCGGACTCGTACATCACGTTGAGGGATGACGGCCGGGGCATGTCCGAGGCGGAGCTCGCGGACGCCATGCGCCCCGGCAACCGCAGCCCCCTGGACGAGCGAGCGCCACATGATCTCGGCCGTTTCGGCCTCGGCCTCAAGACCGCCTCCTTCTCGCAGGCCCGCCGCCTCACGGTGGCCAGCATCAAGGCGGGAGAGACGCGCGCGGTCCGCCGCTGGGATCTCGACTATGTGGGGCAGACCGGGGAGTGGCGCCTGCTGAAAACGGAGGAGCGCAGCTCCACGCCACGCCTGGCCGTACTGGACGGACCGAAGCAGGGGACGCTCGTCCTCTGGGAGCAGATGGACCGCATCATCGGCCGGGTGCGCAAGAAGGGCGATGCACAGGCCCAGAGCCGGTTCCTCGCCCTCGCGCGAGCCGTGGGACGGCACCTGGGCATGGTCTTCCATCGCTACCTCGAGGGAGATGATGACAAGCCGGCCCTGCGCATCTACCTCAACGGAAGCAAGGCCGATTCGCTGGTGCGGCCGTGGGATCCCTTCTGTGGCTCGCACGTGGCCACGTACGAGTTTCCGAAGGAGACGCTCGAGCTTCATGGCGCACGCGTTCAGGTGACCGGCTACGTCCTGCCGCACAAGGATCGCATGACGGAGGACGAGCACGAGGCCGCCGCCGGGCCGGGCGGATGGAACGGCCAGCAGGGGTTCTACATCTACCGTGAGCGCCGGCTGCTCGTGGCTGGAGGCTGGCTCAACCTCGGGTATTCCAACGAGGAGCACTACAAGCTGGCCCGGTTGAAGGTGGACATCCCCAACTCCACGGATGCTGACTGGGACATCGACGTGAAGAAGTCCCGCGCCCGGCCTCCCCCCGAGCTGGAGGAGCGGCTGCGGGAACTCGCGGAGACGGTCCGCAAGATGGCTCGTGAGGTGTTCGTCCACAGGGGCGCGAGGGGAAAGGCACCGGGCACGCGTGAAATCGACGATGCCTGGGAACCGGTCACCATCCGGGGGCGGCTCGGCTATCGCATCCGCAGGGACCATCCCCTCGTGAGCTTCGTCATGGAGCGGCAGGGGAGCGACCCGAAGCCCTTCCAGGCGCTGCTCCGCCTCCTTGAGGAGACGGTGCCCGTCCAGCGCATCTGGCTCGATGCGGCCGAGAAGCCCGAGGCCCATGCGGCTGCCTTCGAGAACGAGCCGCCAGCGAAGGTCGCCGAGGTGCTCGAGGAGCTCTTCAAGTCCCTGCTCGCCGATGGTGAGACCGTGGAATCCGCCCGGGAGCGGCTCCTCACGATGCGCCCGTTCGAGCAGTACCCGAAAACCATCCAGGCCCTGGGAACGAAGCGACGCTGAGCCGCCCATCCGCGAAGATCGACGAGAGGAGCGAAGAGATGAATGCCGAGTACGACAGCGCATGGACCATCGCGCAGGTCCTCATCAAGGGGCAGGTGTTGCAGGGAATCGCGCTCACCCGGGAGGTGATCGCGGGGAAGGTCGACACGGCCCTCCTGATGGATCCGACGCTCAAGAACCAGGTCGACCGCGAGCGACTCATCGCGGATCTCGAGTCTTCGTTCTCGGTGTGGATGGGCAGCTCGGCGACCCTCGAGAACAACGAGGACCATGTCGCCTGGCTGAACGGCCGCAAGTCGGGCATCGAGTGGAAGTTCTGGAAGCGGTATCAGCGTCTGCTCCAGCAGAAACGCTGGTCTTCCACGAGCATCGATACACTCAACGAGCTCACCGACGAAACACTGGGCCGGCTCGAGGACCCGAACCGCAAGGGCATCTGGAGCCGCCGGGGACTGGTCGTGGGACACGTACAGTCGGGCAAGACCGCCAACTACACGGGCCTCATCTGCAAGGCCGCCGATGCGGGGTACAAGATTATCATCGTGCTCGCGGGCATCCACAAGAGCCTGCGCAGCCAGACGCAGATCCGCCTCGACGAAGGATTCCTCGGGTACGAGAGCAAGGACGAGGCGGTCGAGGGCTCCAAGCGGAAGCACATCGGGGTCGGGCAGATCGACCCGAGCATCAGCGCGAATACCATCACGACGCGAGCCGATGACGGCGACTTCAAGGTGAGTGTCCGGCGCAATTTCCACATCAGCCCCGAGGCCCTGCGCCTGCCGCTGCTCTTCGTGGTCAAGAAGAACGCGCGCGTCCTGGAGAACCTCAACTCGTGGGTCGAGCGCTTCGCGCAGAAGAAGATCAAGGTGGATGGAGTGGAGCGGAGCGTGGTGGCGGACGTCCCGCTTCTCGTCATCGACGACGAGGCTGACCACGCCTCCATCGATACCCGATCCCAGGAGTTCGATGAGGAGGGCAGGCCGGACCCGGATCACGACCCCACCTCCATCAACCGGCAGATCCGGAAGCTGCTGCACCTCTTCGAGAAGAATTCCTACGTCGGTTACACGGCCACGCCCTTCGCGAACATCTTCATCCACGACGCGGGCAGGACGGACGAGCACGGGGAGGATCTGTTCCCCAAGAGCTTCATCACCAACCTGCCTGCCTCGTCTGACTACGTGGGCCCCGTGCGTGTCTTCGGACTCGAGCCGGATTCCTCGTTGGGCTTGGAGGAGCGCAAGCCGCTCGGGCTCATCCGCCATATCGAGGACCATGCGGATTCACTCGAGCCCGACGAACGGGGTGGGTGGATGCCTCCAATCCACAAGAAGGACCACAAGCCCCGCTACAAGGAGAAGCGCGCGCTTCCTCCATCACTCCAGCAAGCCGTGCACGCTTTCATCCTGGCCTGCGCCGCGCGTCGGGCCCGTGGACAGACCAAAGAGCACAACTCGATGCTCATCCACGTGACGCGCTTCACCAACGTGCAGAACGAGGTCCACGAGCAGGTCAAGAGCACGCTCAAGAAGCTGCGGGACCAGCTGGAGCTGGGAGAGGCCGCCGGCATCACGGGCGCACACGAGGAGCTCCGCCGCCTCTGGGAGAAGGACTTCGTTTCCACCTCCGGGACCATCAAGGACCCGGCGCTGCCAGAGCTGTCCTGGGACGATGTCTCCGGGCACCTCAAGGCTGCGGTCGGCGCCATCAAGGTCAAGCAGATCAACGGCACCGCTGGCGACGTGCTCGACTACGAGGATCACAAAGCCACGGGGTTGAGTGTCATTGCCGTGGGCGGTGACAAGCTCGCGCGAGGTCTGACACTCGAGGGGTTGTCCGTGAGCTACTTCCTCCGGGCCTCGCGGATGTACGACACCCTCATGCAGATGGGACGTTGGTTCGGCTACAGGCCTGGTTACCTGGACCTCTGCCGGCTGTACATGACCGAGGAACTCGACGACTGGTTCCAGTACGTGACGAAGGCCAGCGAGGAGCTGCGGCAGGAGTTCGACAGGATGGCCGCCGTGGGCGGCACACCCGCGGATTACGGCTTGCGGGTCCGCTCGCATCCGACGCTGCTGGTGACCTCTCCCGTCAAGATGAGGAACGGGGTGGAGCTCCAGCTCTCCTTCGCCGGGGACATCATCGAGACGACGCTCTTCGACCCACGCAGGCGAACGCTGGAGCACAACCGTACCACCACGATCCGGTTCCTCGAGAAGCTGGGGCCCAGGCCCCAGGGGTGGACGCAGTCCCGACCGGATCGGCCGGAGCAGTGGAAGCATTCGTATGTCTGGCAGGACGTGCCGGGGACGGAGGTCTCGATGTTTCTCGCCGCGCTCCAGGTTCCCGAGGGTCCGCACAAAGCGAGGGGAGAGCTACTCTCCGAGTTCATCAACAAGCAGCTCCAGCAGAAGGAGCTGACGCACTGGACGGTCGCCCTCATCGGTCGAAAGGACGGGGAGGATGGGATGCCGGACACGTTGGCCGGACTGCCCATCACGCTCACGTTCCGTGACGTCAAGAACAAGGAGCGGAGGGAGTTGTACGGCATCCGCCGATTGGTCAATCCCAGGGACGAGACCATCGACCTCGATGCGAACACGTACGCCCGGGCGCTCGAACTCACGAAGGAGGGCTTCCAGCGTGATCCGGGGCGAACACGCCGAAAGCAGGAGCCCGAGGAGCCCAGCGGTCCCTTCATCCGGCACGTCCGACCGAAGAAGCGGGGCGTCCTCCTTCTCTACCCTCTCGATCCCCGCCCGCACTACGCGAATCGTCTGCTCGAAGCGGAGGTGACACCCATTGGATGGGCGGTCAGCTTCCCGAACTCGGAGACAGCGGCGAAGGTGACCTATCGGGTCAACAGTGTCTACCAGACCCAGGAATACGGGGGTGAGCTGTGAGCGGGAACCCGAGTCCGGAGCTGCTCGAGTTCGCTCGCCGGTTCCACGCGGAAATCGTCTCGCTCGCCAGGGGAGAGCAGGCGAGTGGCGCTGGCGGTGCCCAGTTCGCGGAGTTCAAGGAGAATGCCTTCACCGATCGGGTGATGGAGATCATCTCGGAGGCGGGTGCCATCGAGGATGGGCACACCTGCTACTTCCGGAAGGAGGTTGGCAATCGCCAGCTCAAGGTCAACGGCTACAGCGTGAGCGAGGACGAGGAGCAGCTCGACATCGTCACGAGCATCTACAGGGATGATGTTGAACCCGTGGTGCTGCGCATGACGGAGGTGCAACAGGTCATCCAGCGTGCCCTGAACTTCGTGCAGCTGGCCTCGACGAGCCTGTCGGACAAGATGGAACAGGCCCATCCCGCGCATGACATGGCGGATCGCGTCCGGGGGCTGTTCACCAGCGGGAGCCTGGAGCGGGTGAATGTCATCGTGCTCACCGACTGCATCGTGCGTGAGCACAAGCAGCAGAAGCCGCTCAAGCTCGGAAAGCACGCACACATCGAGGTGCGTGCGGACATCTGGGACATCGAGCGCCTGCACCGGAGCTTGAGCTCGGGGCGCGCCCGCGAGGCCATCGAAATCGATTTCGTGGAGGAGTTCGGACGCTCCATTCCCTGTTTGCCGGTGCCGATCTCCGAGGGCGAATACGGGGCCTATCTGGCGGTGGTGCCCGGGGATGTGCTCCACAGGCTCTACGACGACTACGGTGAGCGGCTCCTCGAGCTCAACGTGCGTTCGTTCCTCCAGGCTCGCGGGAAGATCAACCGGGGAATCCGAGACACGTTGCTCAAGGAGCCGCAGCTCTTCTTCGCCTACAACAACGGCCTGACTGTCGTGGCGGAGGAGGTGGAGACGGAGCTCCTTCCAGATGGGACCACGGGCCTGTCCCGGGTGAAGGGGCTGCAGATCGTCAACGGGGGTCAGACGACCGCGTCCATCCACCGCGCGGGCAAGAAGGACCAGGCGGACATGTCGCGGGTCTATGTGCAGATGAAGCTCTCGCAGGTCCGCGCGGAGCTTCTCGAGACGCTCGTCCCGCGCATCTCCCTGTACGCGAACAGTCAGAACAAGGTGAACGAGGCGGACTTCTCCGCGAACGATCCGTACCATCAGAAGATGGAGAGCCTCTCGCGCACCATCTGGGCTCCGGGAGAACAGAGTCGCTGGTTCTACGAGCGGGCACGGGGTCAGTACCTGGTGGCCCGCGCGAAGGCCGCCAGCCCCGCGCAGCAGCGCCAGTTCGACAGCATCCACCCCATGTCACAGATGTTCACCAAGACGGACCTCGCTGTCTACGAGCACAGCTGGGGCCAGCTGCCGCATCTGGTCAGCAAGGGCGCGCAGAAGAACTTCGTGCAGTTCACGCTCCGGTTCAAGGAGCAGCAGCCCGACTTCCTCCCCGACGAAGGCCACTTCCACGAGCTCGTGGCGAAGGCGCTCATCTTCCGCAAGACCCAGGCGCTCGCGAAGGAGGCCAGGGTCGGAGCTTACAGGGCGAACATCGTCACCTATTCCGTTGCGTACCTCGCCGCCCGTGTTGGTGACCGGTTGGACCTCGCTGCCATCTGGCGAGCGCAGAAGCTGCCCACTCGGGTCGAGGACGCCCTGGCCGGGCTCCTCGGCCCCATCGAGGCGGCCATCAAGAGCACCGCCGACGGACGCAACGTCACCGAGTGGTGCAAGAAGGAGGAGTGCTGGAAGGCCATTAAGGCCATGGACATTCCGCTTCCCGCCGAGCTGGAGGTACCTGCCACTCCGGCGACGCGTGCCAGCAAGAAGGTGGCTCTGCCCGAGATACGGGAGAACCTTCGCAAGGCCGCAGTGCCGGAGCTCGCCAGCGCTCTGAACAAGGCGTTGAGTGGTGTAGCCCAGGCAGAGGACGGTGGTGACTCGGATTCGATCGCGGACGCGCTCGTCGGCGTGCTGTCACCGGCGGGGCTCGAGGTCATCAACAAGGTGCCGATGGGTGGAGCACTCTGGGTGGTGGGCGGAATGGATCTCACTCCGTTCATGAAGGAGGTCCGTCGACATGGCATGCGCGCCGAGTTCCGGGAGGCCGGCGGAAAGGCCACCGGGCAGCGGCCCGCATGGTTCATCGAGTGTTGAGTGATTGGCGTAGACAATTTTGACACCTTTCGCTGCCCCCTGGGGACTTCTACCCGGGCGTGAGCCGCTGGGACTCGGCGAGGTGCCATTCACGATCCGCCTCGTCCAGTCCGGCGAGCAGCCGGTGCGCGGTCGCCGCCTCCCACGGCATGCCCAGCTCCCTGGCCGAGCGCGCGGCTTCCTCGAACCTCCGCCGCGCGGCCCGGCGCCGCCCCTCCGCCAACAGCAGCCGGCCCCGGACCAGGCACGCCGCCGGCCGCGCGGCCGTGCACGCCCGGACTCCCCGCTCCAGCGCCTCGCAGAAGCGCCGGGCGAGTCGCTCCAGCGCCGGGGCCTCCCGTTCGTTTCGCTCCCGCGCCGCGAGCCACAAATCGAGGAACGTCTCCGCCATGGCGCTGTGCCCATCCAACACCGGGATGGTGAGCGGGATGCGGAACATCCGCTCCGCCCAGGTCTCGGCGAGGGCACGTGCCCGCTCGGGGTGGCCCTGTCGCAGCCACGCCAACGCCAGTGAGCCCGGAAGGGACGTCACGGCGCGCGCATCCAGCTCCCGCTCCACCGTCTCCCATTGCTTCGCGGCCTCGGCGACTCGCCCCTCGCGCCACAGCACGCGCCCCTGATCCTCCCCCGCCCACGCCGCCAGTTGCGCGTCCTCGCGCCGGCGGGCCGAGGCCACCAGCGCCGCCGCCAGCGCCGCCGCCTCGCTCAGCCGTCCCTGGACGATGTGCAGGTTGAGCAGGACCAGGCCCGCCTCATCGGCCTGGCGCAGGTTGCCCAGGCGGGTGAAGCCCGCGATGCTCTCCTTCACCGTCTCCTCCGCCTCGGCGAAGCGGCCCGCCTCCATCAGGTAGAGCGACAGCGACAGCCTGGAGAGCCCCTGTCCGTGGGGATCCTTCGCCTCGCTCGCGAGCTCCAGGCTGGCCCGGCTGTAGGCCCTGGCCGCGCCGTGTGCCGGCACCGCGCCCATCAACACCGTCAACGACGCGTAGGCCCTCGCCCGGAGGCTCGCCACGCCGGAGCGATCGGCGAAGTTGGCCAGTTGGAACACGAAGTAGCCCAGCCGCGGCATGTCCAGCTCGTAGTACGTCAGCAGCCCCAGGTCCGAGCACGCCTCCGCCGCCTCCACCCACTTCTCCCGGTCCGCGTCATCTCGCGGCGAGCGCACGAGGCCCGCCCTCCCCAGGAGTTGCCGCGCCGCCCCGAGCAGTGTCCCCATGGCCAGCACCCCGCGCTCCTCGGGCACCGGGTGGCCCAACAGTTCCAGCGCGCGGCACAGGTGCCGCCCCGCCTCGGGCCGGCCCAACCACCGCAACGCGCGTCCCAGCCTTCGCTCCCAACGCGCGCGCCGCGAGGGCGCCTCCCGCTCCGGCCCTTCCGCCTCCAGCTCCAGCGCCTTCGAGAAGAAGCCCACCGCCTCGCTCGGCGCGTACGTCGCCAGCGCGTGCTCTCCCGCCTTCTCCAACGCCTCCAGCGCCTTGGAGCGCACGTTCGCGCGCAGCCAGTGGTGGGCCAGCCGCGGGTAGAGCAGCGGCAGCTCCTCCGTGTGCATGCGCTCGTACCAGCGCGCCACCGCCTCGTGGATCCGCCGCCGCTGCGAGAAGAGCATCAGGTTGTAGGCGACCTCCTGGGTGATGGCGTGCTTGAAGAGGTAGAGCGACTCGGAGGTGTTGCCCACCGGCAGTGCCAGATCCTGCGCCCGCAGGCGCGACAGGTGCGCCGTCAGCCGCTCGCGCTCATCGGGCAGGGGGTGCACGTCCCCGAGCAGCCGGCTGCCGAAGGTGCGGCCGATGACGCTCGCCGCCTTCAGGGTGAGCTGCTGCACCGTCGTCAGCCGATCGATGCGGCTGGTGATGAGGCCCTCCAGCGTCGAGGGCAGACCCAGCGTGTCCAGCTCCTGCGCCGCCGGGGCCAGCCGGCACTCGCCGTGCTCCATGAGCAGCAGCCCGTTGTCGCGCAGGGTGTAGGCCAGCTCCTCGCTGTAGAAGGGGTGGCCCTCGGCCTTCGCCAGGATGAAGGCCGCTACCTCCTCCTGGAGCCGCGTCACGCCGAGTCGCGCGCACACCAGCGCGAGGATGTCCTCGTCCGCCATCGCCGACAGCACCACGCGGCGGGTGGAGGGCAGCCGAAGGAGGAACTCCAGGGCGGGCGGCGGGTTGTCCGCGAGCGGCCGCGTGGACAACACCAACAACCAGCCGGGCAGATCGCGCGCCACCCGCCGGAGCAGCTCCCACGAGGACGAGTCCAACCACTGGCCGTCCTCGAGCAGCAGCACCGCGGGACCCGTCTCGCGCAGCAGCCGCACCATCAACGACAACTTGGCGTCCGCGCGCGTCTGATCGCGCAGGTGGGTGGTGCGCTCCGTGTCCGGCAGATCCAACCGCAAGACGGGGTTGAGCAGCGGCGCCAACGCCTCCGCCTCGGGATCCCCGGCCAGCCGGGCCCACAGCGCCGCGCGCCGGTCCTCGGCGGACGTGGCGGGAGGGAGGCCGAGCCACGCGGTGAAGACGGCGCGCCAGGCGTAGTAGACGGTGGCGTTCTCCGCCTCGTCCGCCACGCCGGACAGCACCCGCAGCCCACGTGCCCGGGCACCGCGCGCCACGTGCGTGAGCAGGCTGGACTTCCCCACGCCCGCCTCTCCCTCCAGGACGTGCACGCCCCCCTGGCCCCGGGCGAAGCCCTCCAGCGCCTCGTCGAGGAGCGCGCGTTCCGCGGCGCGGCCCACCAGGGCGTGGGGATCCGCGCGGGGAGCGCGCGGTTGCGCGAGGCCGCCGGGACGGAAGAGGGGCACCGGCTCCGCCACGCCCTTGACTCGCACCGGGGGCAGACGTTCGACGAGGAGGCGCTCGCCCACCGCCTGGGCCGTGGCCTCGTCGAACAGGATGCCATCCCGGGCTTCCTGCATCAGCCGCGCGGCGAGGTTCACCGTCCGGCCCATCAACGCGTATTCGTATCGGGTGGCGCCACCCCGCAGCCCGCAGCACACCCGCCCGGTGGCGATGCCGATGGCCGCCGTTGCTCCCTGCCTCCGCAGCGCCGTGTGCGCCTGGAGCGCCGCCTTCACCGCCCGTGCCGCGTCATCCTCGTGCGCGCACGTGGGCAGTCCGAACGCCGCCACCAGCACCAGGCCCTTGTCGTCCACCAGGAGCTGGTTGACGCTGCCGCCCAGGCCGTAGACGGCCTCCTGCATCGCGCGCACGGCATCCGACAGCCATGGCAGCAGCGCGTTCGAGGCCTCTTCCGCGAGCCCGTCCAGCCGCAGGAAGAGCACCGTCGCCCGGCGCAGCTCGGCGAGCCACCCGGCGCCCACCTCCAGCGTCGCGCGCAGCACCCGCGAGACGAAGGGCCATAGCGCCGCGTCCGCGCCCTCGGGCAGCTCCGGCGGGCACAGCGCTCGAGGCGCGGGGGCCCGCACCGACTTCACGCGCGCTCCGCCCAGGGACGTCGCCTCGCCCACCAGGTCCGCCCCCGCGCACCGCCAGGCCGCCGCGGAGACCACCACCTCGCCCGGCACGGCGGCGCTCCCGGCCTCCCGGAGCTGCACGAAGGGCTCGCCTCGCACCAGCACCTGCCATCGTCCAGAGACGCCTCCCACCACCACCGCCTGGACCAGGCCCGCCCCCACCGCCACCCGCAGGGCGAGCGACAACTCCCGCATGAGGGGCTCGCGCATCGCCCGCTGCAACGCGAGCCCGCACTCCGCGGCTCGGAGCACGGCCTCCGCGAGCGCTCCCTCTCCCTCCCGTCCGGGCCATGACGCGAGCAGCGCATCCCCGGGAAAGTGGAGGATCTCCCCGCCGTGCGCGGTGACGACCTCCACCAGCGGGCCGAAGAGCTGCTCGAGCAGCCGTGACAACTCCTCCGCGCCCGCCGAGCCTCGCTGGGCCAGGCGCTCGGTGAGCGGGGTGAAGCCGGACACGTCCGCGAACAGAACGGCGGCGGGGAAACACCTGGACTCGGCTTGCTCCGGCGCCGCGGGATGGCGCGCCGCGCGGTGCACCACCAACATCGGCACGCACGGTACGAGCAACTTGGTGGTCTCCATATGAACCCATGGAGTACCCCAGGTTGACTCCTGGTGCGCCAGTGGAGCGTGCTTCGCGGGGCCCTCCTGCCTGGTCGTGCTCCGTCCTGTAGGGCGAAAGCCGACACACCCGTTCGTTCTGGCCGTGCATAGTGAAGGACTCCAACTGTCGTGGATGAGGAGGAGGCAACGCCATGTCCGGCGAGACGAACCTGGGCGTATTGCTGAAGTCGATGAAGCCGGTACTGCGGGAGGGTGAGTTCGTCTTCGTCACCACCCGGCGCTCCCTGCTCGAGGTCGCGCCCCTCGAGCCCCTCGGGCTCTTCCACGAGGAGGAGGGGCTCACCCTCATCCTCCCGCGAGAGAAGGCCGAGGCAGCCGGGCTCCCGTACACCGCCGTCTTCCGGATGCTGACCCTTTCCGTCCACTCCAGTCTCGAGGCCGTGGGCTTCCTCGCCGCCATCACGAATCGGATGGCGGCCCGGGGCATCAGCGTGAACCCCGTCTCGGCCTACTTCCACGATCACCTCTTCGTCCCCGCCACTCGGGCTGAGGAGTCCCTGGCGCTGCTCGTCGAGCTCGCTCGCGGCGACGCGTCCCCGGGCTGACGCCGCCTCGCCCGGGTGGGCTTGCTCCGTTTTGGTGGCACTCCCGTACTTTACCCACTCCAAATTGAAAGGACGTGGCCATGCGTTTGAGCGTTTGTAGCGCCCTCCTGCTCCTTGTCTCCGCCTGCGCGAGCGCGCCCGCCCCGCCGTCGATGCCACGGCCCCACGCCTTCATCCCGACTCCCCCCATGGGCCCAAGCATCCGGTTCGTGTCCGCGCCGGTGGAACCGGTGCAGCCATCGTCGCGGATTGGAAAGGCGGACCTGGAGCAGGCCCGGGCGCTGTGGTCTCGGGCGCGCAGTGACTTGGAGCCGCGTCAATGGGAGAGGTTGGGTGGCAAGCTGACCGCAGCGGAACGGGCCTTTGAGCGCTTCTCCCGTGCCGCGAGGGCGAGCGGGCAAGCCGCCGAGGTGTCGAGGGGGGCGGAGGGATTCGTGCAGGCTGGACGCGCCAGGACGTTCGCTGAGGCGCTTCCCCGGGTGGGCCCGTTGCTCGCGGTCCTCGCCTTGCTCTACCCCATCAGCACCGCCTCAGCGGAGATCGACCGCCGCCCGGAGTGGGTTGACGCTCAATGGGAGTACGAGGCGCGGCTGCGAGACGTCTCCGAGGCTTCGCGGCAGCTCATGGTGGAACTCGAGGCCCAGCCTCGCCCGGCGAAAGCAGCGGCCCGGGCGCCCTCGCCGCAGAAGCAGCCCGCGTCCGCCCCCACGAGGGAAGACGACCCGAGATGCAAGCCCATCCCATTGCCGCGCCACCTTGGCGGGCATGGCCTGCACAACGAATGCGCCGACAAGATGCCGGACAACAGCTTCCCCGGCGGGGATGTGTTCGTGAACGGGAAGAACTTCGACGCGCTGCAACTGGCCACGCGCACACTTTGGGAAGTCAAGACCAACGACATCGAGACGTACAACTCCTTCGTGCGGCGAGCCGAATTGGAGAAACAAGTGGAGGAGGCGAAGAGTGAGCGTGCGCTCGCAGCGGCCTGCGGCTATCGATTCACAATCGGCGTTCGTTCCGATGCTCACAAGAAACTGTTGGAGGCACTGTTGCCCGGTTTTAATATCGTCCTCATGACATGGTGCTGAAATGTCATTCATACAAAACACCCTGAGCATTCATGTTTACGCGCCCGCGCTGATGGACGATGACAACCGTGCCGTGGCCGTGGTCCATGGGATGGAACGTGCGCTGCCTGGGTTGCGCTTGGAGTGGACTGTTTCTGAAGATCATCAACTACGCCTTCTGCCGCAGCGGGATGTATGGCTCACCCAAGCCAGGAGA
Above is a window of Cystobacter fuscus DNA encoding:
- a CDS encoding AAA family ATPase codes for the protein MLVPCVPMLVVHRAARHPAAPEQAESRCFPAAVLFADVSGFTPLTERLAQRGSAGAEELSRLLEQLFGPLVEVVTAHGGEILHFPGDALLASWPGREGEGALAEAVLRAAECGLALQRAMREPLMRELSLALRVAVGAGLVQAVVVGGVSGRWQVLVRGEPFVQLREAGSAAVPGEVVVSAAAWRCAGADLVGEATSLGGARVKSVRAPAPRALCPPELPEGADAALWPFVSRVLRATLEVGAGWLAELRRATVLFLRLDGLAEEASNALLPWLSDAVRAMQEAVYGLGGSVNQLLVDDKGLVLVAAFGLPTCAHEDDAARAVKAALQAHTALRRQGATAAIGIATGRVCCGLRGGATRYEYALMGRTVNLAARLMQEARDGILFDEATAQAVGERLLVERLPPVRVKGVAEPVPLFRPGGLAQPRAPRADPHALVGRAAERALLDEALEGFARGQGGVHVLEGEAGVGKSSLLTHVARGARARGLRVLSGVADEAENATVYYAWRAVFTAWLGLPPATSAEDRRAALWARLAGDPEAEALAPLLNPVLRLDLPDTERTTHLRDQTRADAKLSLMVRLLRETGPAVLLLEDGQWLDSSSWELLRRVARDLPGWLLVLSTRPLADNPPPALEFLLRLPSTRRVVLSAMADEDILALVCARLGVTRLQEEVAAFILAKAEGHPFYSEELAYTLRDNGLLLMEHGECRLAPAAQELDTLGLPSTLEGLITSRIDRLTTVQQLTLKAASVIGRTFGSRLLGDVHPLPDERERLTAHLSRLRAQDLALPVGNTSESLYLFKHAITQEVAYNLMLFSQRRRIHEAVARWYERMHTEELPLLYPRLAHHWLRANVRSKALEALEKAGEHALATYAPSEAVGFFSKALELEAEGPEREAPSRRARWERRLGRALRWLGRPEAGRHLCRALELLGHPVPEERGVLAMGTLLGAARQLLGRAGLVRSPRDDADREKWVEAAEACSDLGLLTYYELDMPRLGYFVFQLANFADRSGVASLRARAYASLTVLMGAVPAHGAARAYSRASLELASEAKDPHGQGLSRLSLSLYLMEAGRFAEAEETVKESIAGFTRLGNLRQADEAGLVLLNLHIVQGRLSEAAALAAALVASARRREDAQLAAWAGEDQGRVLWREGRVAEAAKQWETVERELDARAVTSLPGSLALAWLRQGHPERARALAETWAERMFRIPLTIPVLDGHSAMAETFLDLWLAARERNEREAPALERLARRFCEALERGVRACTAARPAACLVRGRLLLAEGRRRAARRRFEEAARSARELGMPWEAATAHRLLAGLDEADREWHLAESQRLTPG
- a CDS encoding ACT domain-containing protein, whose protein sequence is MSGETNLGVLLKSMKPVLREGEFVFVTTRRSLLEVAPLEPLGLFHEEEGLTLILPREKAEAAGLPYTAVFRMLTLSVHSSLEAVGFLAAITNRMAARGISVNPVSAYFHDHLFVPATRAEESLALLVELARGDASPG
- a CDS encoding DUF6310 domain-containing protein is translated as MGPSIRFVSAPVEPVQPSSRIGKADLEQARALWSRARSDLEPRQWERLGGKLTAAERAFERFSRAARASGQAAEVSRGAEGFVQAGRARTFAEALPRVGPLLAVLALLYPISTASAEIDRRPEWVDAQWEYEARLRDVSEASRQLMVELEAQPRPAKAAARAPSPQKQPASAPTREDDPRCKPIPLPRHLGGHGLHNECADKMPDNSFPGGDVFVNGKNFDALQLATRTLWEVKTNDIETYNSFVRRAELEKQVEEAKSERALAAACGYRFTIGVRSDAHKKLLEALLPGFNIVLMTWC